Proteins co-encoded in one Brassica oleracea var. oleracea cultivar TO1000 chromosome C4, BOL, whole genome shotgun sequence genomic window:
- the LOC106336709 gene encoding polygalacturonase ADPG1-like isoform X2: MPRVHLFYGDDCISIEDGSQNVQISDLTCGPGHGISIGSLGDDNSKAYVSGINVDGAKLSETDNGVRIKTYQGAG, encoded by the exons ATGCCGCGCGTTCATTTATTCTACG GCGATGATTGTATATCCATTGAGGATGGATCACAAAATGTTCAAATCAGTGATTTAACTTGCGGCCCCGGTCACGGGATCAG CATTGGGAGCTTGGGGGATGACAATTCCAAAGCTTATGTCTCGGGAATAAATGTGGATGGTGCTAAGCTCTCTGAAACTGACAATGGAGTAAGAATTAAGACTTACCAG GGAGCTGGGTGA
- the LOC106341536 gene encoding uncharacterized protein LOC106341536 — MVQFVYKSLNIGTNSLMFRVIDVFILKSIKGLINLCIIGVNYSCDREALYSHGRRRWETSSVGLNGRGNMTSELYVNISWPLYQNMFMLLRFTHTGLQEIWPMVTRCLELCHLLAKKSKMHL, encoded by the exons ATGGTTCAATTTGTCTATAAATCTTTGAATATAGGCACTAATTCTCTTATGTTTCGGGTAATTGATGTCTTTATACTGAAATCGATTAAGGGTTTAATCAATCTGTGCATTATTGGGGTGAATTATTCCTGTGACAGAGAAGCCCTTTATTCTCATGGACGGCGGCGGTGGGAGACGTCTTCGGTAGGACTGAACGGGAGGGGTAACATGACTTCT GAGCTGTATGTGAACATCAGTTGGCCTTTGTACCAAAACATGTTTATGCTTTTGAG GTTCACTCACACTGGGCTCCAAGAAATTTGGCCTATGGTCACGAG GTGCCTAGAGTTGTGTCATCTCTTAGCGAAGAAGAGCAAGATGCACTTATGA
- the LOC106336709 gene encoding polygalacturonase-like isoform X1, with the protein MPRVHLFYGDDCISIEDGSQNVQISDLTCGPGHGISIGSLGDDNSKAYVSGINVDGAKLSETDNGVRIKTYQSLRRAMGSIDVTVFYGEDPERWVEWIDEFVGAHNFTVFKTRQLAYGFIEGDAMSWYGDEIS; encoded by the exons ATGCCGCGCGTTCATTTATTCTACG GCGATGATTGTATATCCATTGAGGATGGATCACAAAATGTTCAAATCAGTGATTTAACTTGCGGCCCCGGTCACGGGATCAG CATTGGGAGCTTGGGGGATGACAATTCCAAAGCTTATGTCTCGGGAATAAATGTGGATGGTGCTAAGCTCTCTGAAACTGACAATGGAGTAAGAATTAAGACTTACCAG AGCTTGAGACGAGCCATGGGATCGATTGATGTTACGGTGTTCTACGGTGAAGATCCGGAGAGGTGGGTTGAGTGGATCGACGAGTTCGTTGGCGCTCACAATTTCACCGTATTCAAAACAAGACAGTTAGCATACGGGTTCATTGAAGGTGATGCTATGTCGTGGTATGGAGATGAGATTTCATGA
- the LOC106341501 gene encoding uncharacterized protein LOC106341501 — protein MFGVTTRLDDQMGTTTTPTTIYVDPPPQAQPSHSSEHRSIETLVVVLAVITILSVLASIFARLCGGRHLSNAGDHDIECWVERKSRSCIDAGAPTVAAPPPPAAATVEEQSKK, from the coding sequence ATGTTCGGAGTCACGACAAGACTGGATGATCAAATGGGTACCACAACCACGCCAACCACCATATACGTGGACCCACCTCCCCAAGCCCAGCCGAGTCACAGCTCGGAACACCGTTCAATAGAAACACTCGTTGTCGTGTTAGCCGTCATCACCATTTTATCCGTTTTAGCCAGCATCTTCGCTCGGCTCTGCGGCGGCCGTCATTTATCTAACGCCGGAGACCACGACATCGAATGTTGGGTCGAGAGAAAGTCCCGTAGCTGCATTGATGCTGGAGCCCCCACGGTCGCCGCACCTCCTCCTCCAGCGGCAGCAACAGTGGAGGAGCAAAGCAAGAAGTGA